In Bdellovibrio bacteriovorus, the following are encoded in one genomic region:
- a CDS encoding L,D-transpeptidase family protein, protein MKTAISIILSALFLALSAGAQTKQADYTAALEVLNLDDMRTSLLAAGDHGLQPKWYWTDSMESEYSISGPLSAPLKEKTKVAFLRYLQHLNSGAVNPETLGAEFKVRRKWMVDSKQLSVMMLAQGSNAQSLVDSIAPTNAPYRALQTALRRLNDICGAGEWMAVPNPKKALKLGSQDAILPAIKTRLRQLGYNIATIDELYDQQTVAAVNDIQATLRYRPDAVISPNGRTWKYLNTSCASRIEQIKVDMEKLRWFPRDFGDRYIYVNLAMTYLTLMDKEAGTVQVMRTINGRTARKSPTLVDKITYVVVNPFWVVPPTVFREDKLSDLRGLSPWQVEGYFNKYHYEVWNKSFTRRMSPSAINWSWLDGDADLYIRQKPGMHNALGVLKFMMTNDFAIYLHDTNQRELFKEYERQLSSGCVRVEKPYDLAEHLLRGTKWDRYALETQTAQPGQVLTKDTNVTLPQAMPVYMIFQPSQLSSDGIIRFAEDSYNQTERILSVQRF, encoded by the coding sequence ATGAAAACAGCTATTTCGATTATTTTGAGTGCTTTGTTTCTTGCCCTTTCTGCCGGGGCGCAAACCAAACAAGCTGACTATACTGCGGCCCTAGAAGTTTTAAACTTAGATGACATGCGCACCTCCCTTCTGGCTGCGGGTGATCATGGTCTACAACCAAAATGGTATTGGACTGATTCTATGGAATCAGAATATTCCATTTCAGGCCCTTTGAGTGCGCCATTAAAAGAAAAAACCAAAGTCGCTTTCTTACGTTACTTACAGCACCTTAATTCCGGCGCTGTGAATCCTGAAACTCTGGGCGCAGAATTCAAAGTCCGTCGTAAATGGATGGTTGATAGCAAACAACTTAGCGTCATGATGCTTGCTCAAGGTTCTAATGCCCAAAGCTTGGTGGACAGTATTGCTCCCACAAATGCTCCTTATCGCGCCCTGCAAACGGCTCTTCGTCGCCTCAATGACATCTGCGGGGCGGGTGAATGGATGGCTGTTCCAAACCCTAAAAAAGCTCTTAAACTGGGTTCTCAAGACGCCATCCTGCCTGCAATCAAAACTCGCCTTCGTCAATTGGGTTATAATATCGCGACGATTGATGAACTTTACGATCAGCAAACAGTCGCAGCCGTTAACGACATTCAAGCGACCCTTCGTTACCGTCCCGACGCCGTGATTTCACCGAACGGTCGCACTTGGAAGTATTTAAATACTTCTTGTGCTTCTCGCATTGAGCAAATCAAAGTCGACATGGAAAAGCTGCGCTGGTTCCCACGTGATTTCGGCGATCGCTATATCTACGTAAACTTAGCAATGACGTATTTAACTTTGATGGATAAAGAAGCTGGCACCGTGCAAGTGATGAGAACCATCAACGGTCGCACGGCTCGTAAATCACCAACGTTAGTCGATAAAATCACTTACGTGGTAGTGAATCCATTCTGGGTTGTTCCGCCCACTGTCTTCCGTGAAGATAAACTTTCTGATCTGCGCGGTCTTTCGCCATGGCAAGTTGAAGGATACTTCAACAAATACCATTATGAAGTTTGGAACAAATCTTTCACTCGTCGCATGAGCCCGTCGGCCATCAACTGGAGCTGGCTTGATGGTGATGCGGATCTTTATATCCGCCAAAAGCCAGGCATGCACAATGCTTTAGGCGTTTTGAAATTCATGATGACCAATGATTTTGCGATTTACTTGCATGACACAAATCAACGCGAATTATTTAAAGAATATGAACGCCAATTAAGCTCTGGCTGCGTGCGCGTTGAAAAGCCTTATGACTTAGCAGAGCACCTTTTGCGCGGAACTAAATGGGATCGTTACGCCTTAGAAACTCAAACCGCACAGCCGGGACAAGTCTTAACAAAAGACACCAACGTCACGTTGCCACAAGCCATGCCGGTTTACATGATCTTCCAACCGTCACAGTTAAGCTCTGATGGCATCATAAGATTCGCCGAAGACTCTTACAATCAAACAGAACGAATTCTTTCAGTTCAACGCTTCTAA
- a CDS encoding ATP-binding protein translates to MKIAPLPANEVDRLHALLSYEILDTPAEFSYDDITLLASSLCDTPIALVSLIDSDRQWFKSRQGLDASETPRSQSFCAHAIHQEEVFIVADACLDERFASNPLVTGPLGIRFYAGAPLINPDGFALGTLCVIDKQPRNLNSQQRSALKTLARQVVSQLEQRRLNKILAGNFIALQESTKQVCDQQAMLVHSSKMSALGELSAGIAHEINNPLSIISGKLWRLQKHISENKISANDALSDIEVAEKAVRRAANIIKGLTTFARDCTNDPAETTSLQNILNDFIAVTTDTVETAGIEFRIPEFEDCFIRCRPAEIIQILLNLLNNSVFATQKLPQKWIELKVSSDENTVRIFFVDSGSGIPREVQDRMMDPFYTTKPTGQGTGLGLSISQGIAKANQGELSYLPKAANTTFVLSFPKARLGMIA, encoded by the coding sequence ATGAAAATAGCCCCCCTGCCCGCCAATGAAGTCGATCGCTTACACGCTCTTTTATCCTATGAAATTCTCGATACTCCCGCCGAGTTTTCTTATGACGATATCACTTTGTTAGCATCTTCTCTGTGCGACACCCCCATAGCCCTGGTCAGTTTGATTGATTCCGATCGACAGTGGTTTAAGTCTCGGCAAGGATTAGATGCGAGTGAGACACCAAGATCCCAGTCATTTTGTGCCCACGCAATCCATCAAGAGGAAGTCTTTATCGTCGCCGATGCTTGCTTAGACGAACGATTCGCGAGCAACCCGCTAGTGACTGGACCTCTGGGTATTCGCTTTTACGCCGGTGCGCCGTTAATCAATCCCGACGGCTTTGCGCTGGGCACTCTTTGTGTGATTGATAAACAACCTCGAAATCTTAATTCGCAGCAACGGAGTGCCTTAAAAACCTTGGCGAGGCAAGTCGTGAGCCAACTGGAGCAAAGGCGCCTCAATAAAATTCTTGCAGGTAATTTCATAGCCCTGCAAGAGTCCACAAAACAAGTGTGTGACCAGCAAGCAATGCTCGTTCATTCCTCGAAAATGTCAGCGCTGGGCGAACTCTCGGCAGGTATCGCTCACGAAATCAACAATCCCCTCTCAATTATCTCCGGCAAACTGTGGCGCTTACAAAAACATATTAGCGAAAATAAAATTTCGGCAAACGATGCTTTAAGCGACATCGAGGTGGCGGAAAAAGCCGTCCGCCGTGCCGCAAACATAATCAAAGGCTTAACGACATTTGCTCGTGATTGCACCAACGACCCCGCCGAAACGACGTCATTACAAAACATCTTGAATGACTTTATAGCTGTTACGACTGACACCGTTGAAACGGCCGGCATCGAGTTCCGTATTCCTGAATTTGAAGACTGCTTTATACGCTGCCGACCGGCAGAGATCATTCAGATCTTGCTGAATCTTTTAAATAACTCTGTTTTTGCGACTCAAAAATTGCCTCAAAAATGGATCGAACTGAAGGTATCAAGTGATGAAAATACCGTGCGTATTTTCTTTGTCGACAGCGGTTCTGGAATTCCCCGCGAAGTGCAAGATCGGATGATGGATCCGTTTTATACGACAAAACCCACCGGGCAAGGCACAGGGTTGGGTTTAAGTATTTCTCAAGGTATTGCAAAGGCCAACCAAGGAGAGCTTTCTTACTTACCAAAGGCGGCCAATACCACCTTTGTTTTAAGTTTCCCGAAAGCCCGCCTGGGGATGATCGCTTAG
- the miaB gene encoding tRNA (N6-isopentenyl adenosine(37)-C2)-methylthiotransferase MiaB: protein MQTTIENTASSQQNQDVGKGRGVYISTYGCQMNVNDTERMYSLLEMQNFTPVEKPEDASLIIINSCSVREKPVHKVYSEVGTFRKMKEKNPDLKIGVGGCVGQQEKDNLIKNQPMIDFVFGTDQIDNLPTFVAKTFEGEKKQVQAKFEHRSPYHIETMVRNPGVATFVNITKGCDNFCTFCVVPYTRGREKSRPLQHILTDVRHLVKRGVKEVTLLGQNVNSYKGDEGVDFADLLAKVARETDIERIRYTTSHPKDFNQKLADTMAAHQDKVMEYIHLPFQSGNTRILDRMNRNYTREEYLEKIAMLKRTIPNLVLSTDIIVGFPGETEAEFMDTVTMVQEVGFETIFAFKYSPRPFTKAAKFEDQVDEETKTRRLNYLFDEHDKMAFELVKRYEGQTMKVLVENVDREDGKIQGRSSSNKLVHFLGTPDLIGKTVDVKITKAFPAVFRGELL, encoded by the coding sequence GTGCAAACAACGATCGAAAACACTGCAAGCTCTCAGCAAAATCAAGATGTTGGCAAAGGCCGCGGTGTTTATATTTCTACCTATGGCTGTCAGATGAACGTGAACGACACCGAACGTATGTACTCTTTGTTAGAGATGCAAAACTTTACGCCCGTGGAAAAACCCGAAGACGCGTCGTTAATCATTATCAATTCTTGCAGCGTTCGCGAAAAACCAGTTCATAAAGTCTATTCTGAGGTCGGTACTTTCCGTAAAATGAAAGAAAAAAATCCTGATCTTAAAATCGGCGTGGGCGGTTGTGTAGGCCAGCAAGAAAAAGACAACCTTATTAAGAACCAACCGATGATTGATTTTGTTTTCGGTACGGACCAGATCGACAATCTGCCAACCTTTGTGGCTAAAACTTTTGAGGGAGAAAAAAAACAAGTTCAAGCAAAATTTGAACACCGCTCTCCGTATCACATCGAAACCATGGTTCGTAATCCGGGCGTGGCCACGTTCGTGAATATCACAAAGGGCTGCGATAATTTCTGTACATTCTGTGTTGTTCCTTACACTCGTGGACGTGAAAAATCGCGTCCCTTGCAGCACATCCTGACGGACGTTCGTCACTTGGTGAAGCGTGGCGTGAAAGAAGTGACTTTGTTGGGGCAAAACGTCAACTCTTACAAAGGGGACGAGGGTGTGGATTTCGCCGACCTCCTGGCGAAAGTGGCGCGCGAAACAGATATCGAACGCATTCGTTATACGACAAGCCATCCGAAAGACTTTAATCAGAAGCTGGCTGATACCATGGCGGCTCACCAAGATAAAGTCATGGAATACATTCATTTGCCGTTCCAAAGCGGTAATACGCGTATTTTAGATCGCATGAATCGCAATTACACGCGTGAAGAGTACTTAGAAAAAATCGCGATGCTCAAACGCACGATCCCTAATTTGGTTCTTTCTACTGACATCATTGTGGGTTTTCCTGGCGAGACAGAAGCAGAATTCATGGACACCGTCACCATGGTTCAAGAAGTCGGTTTTGAAACTATTTTCGCTTTCAAATATTCACCACGTCCTTTCACTAAAGCGGCGAAATTTGAAGACCAAGTGGATGAAGAGACAAAAACAAGACGTTTGAACTATCTTTTTGACGAGCACGACAAAATGGCGTTTGAACTCGTGAAACGCTATGAAGGTCAAACGATGAAGGTCTTAGTAGAAAATGTGGACCGCGAGGATGGGAAAATCCAAGGTCGCAGTTCAAGCAATAAGCTTGTGCATTTCTTGGGGACACCAGATCTTATCGGCAAAACGGTGGACGTAAAAATCACCAAAGCCTTCCCCGCTGTATTCCGTGGAGAGTTACTTTAG
- a CDS encoding bifunctional nuclease family protein, which translates to MKDVSNILKFSTRFVFAQESQEEETFHQNDLVQLFPYGLSMDGDASRPFLLLKDEAHVYTLPVVVSPIDAGVVLSQSNKMVMESSPHRFTATLLQSLGIEIKQAVFVEIKGSSQYLRLYLSGHPEMSSMKLRADEAMSLCIFLGVPLFATKNFIGRSRVMSTEVESGAQKLNNLGIFDKGSGYLN; encoded by the coding sequence ATGAAAGATGTTTCTAATATTCTGAAATTTTCGACTCGTTTCGTTTTTGCACAAGAAAGCCAAGAAGAAGAAACGTTTCATCAGAATGACCTTGTGCAGTTGTTTCCTTATGGTTTGTCGATGGACGGGGATGCAAGTCGTCCGTTCTTGTTATTAAAAGACGAAGCCCATGTTTACACGCTGCCAGTTGTGGTAAGCCCGATTGACGCGGGTGTGGTCTTATCACAATCTAATAAAATGGTGATGGAGTCTTCTCCGCATCGATTTACTGCCACCCTCTTGCAGTCCTTAGGGATCGAGATCAAACAGGCGGTGTTTGTTGAGATCAAGGGATCTTCACAGTATTTGCGTCTGTATTTAAGCGGTCATCCTGAGATGAGCTCAATGAAACTGCGCGCGGATGAAGCAATGTCGTTGTGCATCTTTTTAGGTGTGCCACTATTTGCGACAAAGAACTTCATTGGCCGTTCGCGAGTCATGAGCACCGAAGTTGAGAGCGGTGCGCAAAAATTAAATAATTTAGGAATCTTCGACAAAGGGTCTGGATATCTGAACTAG
- a CDS encoding cation:proton antiporter, whose product MIHLPHLITDLGFILVIAALSTLLFKKLGQPLVLGYLIAGFLVSPHVPFFPTVTDKASIQVWSEIGVIFLLFSLGLEFSFKKLFKVGGSAGFTAVFEVIFMVGLGYLVGRLLGWSWIDSLFFGGILSVSSTTIIVRAFQELGMRKQKYVELVFGILVVEDIVAIMLLVILAALAGTAAVSGPELAFSVLRLIFFIALWFVVGIFLIPIFLRKIRSLLEDETTLLVAIGLCFMMVIIAAKVGFSPALGAFVMGSLLAETPEVHKMEHLLKPVRDLFAAIFFVSVGMMIDPVVLMERWDLIILVTCVTIVGKLISTFLGAMLSGQSRKTSFQAGMSLAQIGEFSFIIASLGVSLKVTSDFLYPLAIAVSAVTTFTTPYLIKVAEPLFKKIDAKLPEGIRAAMDRYHSSFGGDGEQRIGSLIFKAYGVKILLNTVMVVAILGAFKGLVIEELKKVLQESPWTAAISLLLCLTMTAPFLWGVAIGAPNLGGSRAADELKKLRGLQLGLFIGRIILGLGLLGVILSQFVDLKLASGVVIGIVLFAAVFGQFWVRKAYKFFEKNFLKNLTEKERKELVSSETARKYLPWDASLGTYEICADSEFVGKPLRQVKLKERFGVTLAAIFRGSKRLLAPGGDTVIYPYDKVLCFGAEEDLMKFHYALEEEKNNSAEVASPAKNESDIKLSSYIVTETSRFLNKSIRDSGIRDHFRGGMVVGVERADERILGPTGDFHLHENDLLWIVSSPQGS is encoded by the coding sequence ATGATACATCTCCCTCATTTAATTACAGATCTTGGTTTTATTCTTGTCATCGCGGCTCTTTCTACGCTTCTGTTTAAAAAGCTGGGTCAACCCTTAGTTCTTGGTTACTTGATTGCGGGTTTCCTGGTCAGTCCCCATGTTCCCTTTTTCCCGACCGTCACCGACAAAGCCAGCATTCAAGTGTGGTCTGAAATCGGGGTTATCTTTTTATTATTCAGTCTAGGTTTAGAGTTCAGCTTTAAAAAACTATTTAAGGTCGGAGGCTCTGCCGGATTTACCGCGGTCTTTGAAGTCATCTTCATGGTGGGTTTGGGATACCTGGTTGGACGTCTTTTAGGATGGTCATGGATTGATAGTTTGTTCTTCGGGGGGATCTTGTCGGTTTCTTCCACCACGATCATTGTGCGTGCCTTCCAAGAGTTAGGCATGCGCAAGCAAAAATATGTTGAACTCGTGTTTGGTATTCTGGTCGTCGAAGATATTGTTGCCATCATGCTGCTTGTGATATTAGCGGCGTTGGCGGGAACCGCGGCGGTTTCGGGGCCAGAGCTTGCATTTTCGGTTTTACGTTTGATTTTCTTTATTGCCCTTTGGTTTGTGGTCGGTATTTTCTTGATCCCGATTTTCTTACGCAAAATCCGCTCCCTTTTAGAAGATGAAACCACTTTGTTGGTGGCCATCGGTTTGTGCTTTATGATGGTGATTATCGCTGCCAAAGTGGGCTTCTCGCCGGCGTTGGGCGCGTTTGTGATGGGATCCCTGTTAGCTGAAACCCCTGAAGTGCACAAGATGGAGCATTTATTAAAACCGGTGCGCGATCTTTTCGCCGCGATCTTCTTCGTTTCGGTGGGGATGATGATTGATCCGGTCGTTTTGATGGAGCGTTGGGATTTAATCATCCTGGTGACGTGCGTGACGATCGTGGGTAAATTGATTTCTACTTTTTTGGGGGCGATGCTTTCAGGGCAATCTCGTAAAACCTCATTTCAGGCTGGGATGAGCTTAGCGCAAATCGGAGAGTTCTCGTTTATCATTGCCTCTTTAGGAGTCAGCCTAAAAGTCACCAGTGACTTTTTATATCCATTGGCGATCGCGGTGTCTGCGGTGACCACGTTTACCACCCCTTATTTGATCAAGGTGGCCGAACCTTTGTTTAAGAAAATCGATGCGAAACTGCCTGAAGGCATACGTGCGGCGATGGATCGTTATCATTCTTCATTTGGGGGTGATGGCGAACAGCGCATTGGTTCTTTGATCTTTAAAGCTTACGGCGTAAAAATTCTTTTAAACACGGTGATGGTTGTTGCGATCCTGGGTGCCTTTAAAGGACTCGTGATCGAAGAACTGAAAAAAGTTTTACAAGAAAGTCCATGGACGGCGGCAATTTCATTGTTGTTATGTTTAACAATGACGGCTCCCTTCTTATGGGGTGTGGCGATCGGGGCGCCCAACTTAGGTGGTTCCCGCGCTGCCGATGAACTTAAAAAATTGCGTGGCTTGCAATTAGGGCTTTTCATCGGGCGCATCATCTTGGGTTTAGGTCTTTTGGGTGTCATCTTAAGTCAGTTCGTTGATCTTAAACTGGCCTCTGGGGTCGTGATCGGGATCGTGTTGTTTGCGGCGGTCTTTGGGCAATTCTGGGTTCGTAAAGCCTATAAGTTTTTTGAAAAGAATTTCCTTAAAAATCTCACGGAAAAAGAGCGTAAAGAATTAGTGAGCTCTGAAACGGCCAGAAAATATCTTCCATGGGATGCGTCTTTAGGAACATATGAAATCTGTGCTGATTCTGAATTCGTCGGCAAGCCTTTGCGCCAAGTAAAATTGAAAGAACGCTTCGGAGTGACGTTAGCTGCGATCTTCCGTGGTTCAAAACGTCTCTTGGCTCCGGGGGGTGACACGGTCATTTATCCTTATGATAAAGTTCTGTGTTTTGGCGCGGAAGAAGACTTAATGAAGTTCCACTATGCACTTGAGGAAGAAAAAAATAATTCCGCCGAAGTGGCGTCGCCAGCCAAAAATGAAAGCGATATTAAACTGAGTTCGTATATCGTGACCGAGACTTCGCGTTTCCTAAATAAATCTATCCGGGACAGTGGTATTCGTGATCACTTTCGTGGAGGCATGGTTGTTGGTGTTGAGCGTGCCGATGAGCGGATCTTGGGTCCCACGGGCGATTTCCATTTGCATGAAAATGATTTGTTGTGGATTGTTTCTAGCCCTCAAGGGTCCTAA
- a CDS encoding gamma carbonic anhydrase family protein — MADCFVRARGMNPVIGEEVFIADNARVIGNVEIGDRSSLWYNVVVRGDVMPIRIGKETNVQDGTVIHGTYGKWGTTLHDRVTIGHLVMLHGCEVGKGTLVGMGSILMDGVKVGEHCLIGAGTLLTEGTEIPARSLVVGRPGKVKRALTEEEIALLEKSADNYLLYKTWY, encoded by the coding sequence ATGGCAGACTGTTTTGTAAGAGCTCGGGGTATGAACCCGGTTATTGGTGAAGAAGTTTTTATCGCTGATAATGCTCGCGTGATTGGAAATGTGGAAATCGGCGATCGTTCTTCGCTTTGGTACAATGTTGTCGTTCGTGGCGATGTTATGCCGATTCGCATCGGGAAAGAAACTAATGTTCAAGATGGGACTGTGATTCATGGCACTTACGGTAAATGGGGCACCACGCTTCATGATCGGGTGACTATCGGGCATTTAGTCATGCTTCACGGGTGTGAAGTGGGCAAAGGCACTCTTGTCGGCATGGGTTCTATTTTGATGGACGGAGTGAAAGTGGGGGAGCACTGTTTAATTGGAGCTGGCACCTTACTGACAGAAGGAACTGAGATTCCTGCTCGCAGTTTAGTTGTGGGGCGTCCCGGCAAAGTGAAGCGCGCTTTGACCGAAGAAGAGATCGCTCTTTTGGAGAAATCTGCTGATAACTATTTGCTCTATAAAACTTGGTACTGA